The following are encoded together in the Phragmites australis chromosome 19, lpPhrAust1.1, whole genome shotgun sequence genome:
- the LOC133900890 gene encoding glutaredoxin-C10-like, whose protein sequence is MDRVAKLASERAVVVFTASECGMCHAVTSLLGNLGVNAAVYELDRNPRGREIERELARRLGGGPSVPAVFVGGNLVGGTNRVMALHLDGELVPMLMSAGALWV, encoded by the coding sequence ATGGATCGCGTGGCGAAGCTGGCGTCGGAGCGTGCGGTGGTGGTGTTCACGGCGAGCGAGTGCGGCATGTGCCACGCCGTGACGTCGCTCCTGGGCAACCTGGGAGTGAACGCGGCCGTGTACGAGCTGGACAGGAACCCCCGAGGCCGGGAGATTGAGCGCGAGCTCGCCAGGAGGCTCGGCGGCGGCCCCTCCGTGCCGGCGGTGTTCGTGGGCGGGAACCTCGTCGGCGGCACCAACAGGGTCATGGCGCTGCACCTCGACGGCGAGCTCGTGCCCATGCTCATGAGCGCCGGCGCGCTCTGGGTGTAG